In Synergistaceae bacterium, the following are encoded in one genomic region:
- a CDS encoding DUF3870 domain-containing protein yields the protein MEREKLCIIGNAKSQMGNPITHQFSQFFITFIADGESGEILDLEASVVLDLTNKFIKDIFLGRSLAEIDPKIIEKINHTYLGSSQKAIQVAYKDAVKKYRSWNKGIIIAE from the coding sequence ATGGAGCGGGAGAAATTATGTATTATCGGAAATGCGAAATCTCAGATGGGAAACCCTATAACACACCAGTTTTCGCAGTTTTTCATTACCTTTATTGCAGACGGTGAGTCAGGAGAGATATTAGATCTCGAAGCTTCAGTAGTACTGGATCTGACGAATAAATTCATAAAGGATATTTTTCTTGGCAGGTCGCTAGCCGAGATAGACCCCAAAATAATAGAAAAAATAAATCACACCTATCTGGGTTCGTCTCAAAAAGCGATCCAGGTAGCATACAAAGACGCGGTAAAAAAATACAGATCGTGGAACAAAGGTATAATAATAGCGGAATAG
- a CDS encoding dipeptide epimerase — translation MKITGIKAGILRTPLKVPFKTAVRTVDEMTDVIVRIDTDCGISGWGSAPPTGKVTGDTVGSIRGAIDEMIRPVMTGIDASDLEQCLDILDASLIRNTSAKAAIDIALHDIWARSVKQPVWRLFGGSGKAVETDVTISVNSPEEMAEDSRRAQKDGFRIIKTKVGVDPEIDFLRLKAIRDAVGSGVKIRIDANQGWDPNEAVRILNRMQDAGFDLELVEQPVKAGDLDGLAHVTANSPVPVAADESCWSARDAMEILRRHAADMVNIKLMKCGGIRNARQIIALSQSMGAEVMIGCM, via the coding sequence ATGAAAATAACCGGAATAAAAGCCGGAATTCTGAGAACTCCGCTCAAAGTACCCTTTAAAACAGCGGTCAGGACGGTTGATGAAATGACCGATGTGATAGTAAGGATAGATACTGACTGCGGCATATCCGGATGGGGTTCGGCACCCCCAACGGGAAAAGTGACAGGAGATACTGTCGGATCGATCAGGGGTGCAATAGATGAAATGATAAGGCCAGTAATGACAGGAATCGACGCGTCAGACCTTGAGCAGTGCCTTGACATCCTTGACGCTTCCCTGATAAGGAACACCAGTGCCAAAGCTGCGATCGACATCGCACTCCATGACATATGGGCGAGGTCTGTGAAACAGCCTGTTTGGAGACTTTTCGGAGGAAGCGGAAAAGCAGTTGAAACAGATGTCACAATAAGCGTCAATAGTCCTGAGGAAATGGCTGAGGACTCCAGGAGGGCGCAAAAGGACGGTTTCAGGATTATAAAAACAAAAGTAGGAGTTGATCCTGAGATTGATTTCCTGCGTCTGAAGGCTATACGCGATGCTGTTGGCAGCGGAGTTAAGATCAGGATCGATGCCAATCAGGGCTGGGATCCGAATGAGGCGGTAAGGATCCTTAACCGGATGCAGGATGCCGGTTTTGACCTTGAGCTTGTTGAGCAGCCTGTAAAGGCCGGCGATCTTGACGGGCTTGCGCATGTAACAGCAAATTCTCCTGTGCCTGTCGCAGCTGACGAAAGCTGTTGGTCGGCGCGCGATGCAATGGAGATACTTAGGCGCCATGCGGCGGATATGGTCAACATCAAACTCATGAAATGCGGAGGAATAAGGAACGCACGACAGATCATCGCGCTCTCACAGTCCATGGGAGCAGAGGTAATGATAGGCTGTATG